ACCTACTAGTGTCACAGGCCTGGACCATAAATAGAAAGCTACAAAATATATCGGATTATACAACGAGGCAATAGCATAATCAATCTTTTTGCTGTAACATTAGCTGGTGTTACCTGTTTCCCTGCAAGCCTTTCAGCAAGACATCAGCAAGCACTTTACCCGCCTTGTCTGATCTGTTCCAACAAAGAGGATTACCAGGCTACATATGatgtaaaaattttaaagaatcaaCAAAAGTTGATTCACAATTCACAAGATCAGATCACTAGCGGAAAGTAATTACACCAAGATATTAAGGAGATTTTCTTAACCTAAATAAAAGAGACAATTTCCTCAGGCGAAGACAAATTTATCAAAGAAAATGAATGGACCAGAATAGATCAGTAGATACAGATATGATGAAACCATAATATTGAATCGTTAAGATCATGAGTACCGCTAGAAGCTTATAACTGAAAATTCAAGCAACTGAGCCTCTGTCCTTGTAAGAAATTTCTAGGCTAACTGTGTGTGCTGTTTTTGAACAGCCATCGCGGCATTTCTATAGGCAtgaatatattttatctattgaCAGAAGTGGTACAACCAAGAAACATAACCAACCTATCCACTGCAATTGCCCATCTGCTGTCTATAAAATCAAATGCAGTAACTAAAGTTGCAGGCCACGCTAATGCTGACACAAGGGTACTTAATACTGTCAGCATGGCACCATCTTTCATCAACTCGAGCATAATTTCTACAATATTGACCAGTAAATACTTTCAATTAGAATATATCAAATATATTTGACTctttaagtaaaaattaaaataaaaaacagggTTCAACAGAGCTACTTGATCTGATCCAGTCCTGGATGGCAGTGCTTAGTGCAATCAAAATTTGTGACTCATATTGAAGCACATACCTACACAGACAAGATATTAAATACAGCAACTGAAATATTTGAAAATGAAACTTTTAACTTAAAGCACACGGAATTTTAAATTCCTCTGAAATAACATTtagtaaaattaatagttaattagaTTAAGGTTATTGGATATAGAAGGTCATCATATACTTTTGCATGTCTATAAACATCTAGTTCTTGTGGAATAATTTTTCCTCACCTCTCCATGTTATTGCAGTAACCTTCCCAaggttctacaaaatctttttcctGAAACGCAAGCCCTGAAATGAAGATTCCTACTGCTAGACgctgaaattgaaaattttaacaaTCATAGTCCTGTAGTGATATAAAGTTGAATATCCTGCTTGGTTAAGGGTGATGTAAATTATAAAGACTTTTGGAACTTACACCCTGATGAATGTCTCCAATTTCTTTCAACTCAAATTCCTCAAGACTTCCAATTCTTGTTGCCATCTTACTACCAGTAAGGCCAGCTCCAGCAGCTGAGATACAAAATAATCTTAAAAGCATATCAATTAGCATTTATCTTGCAGTGAAAAAACTGCCAAAGCCTCTACAGCACAATAAGAGGCAGATGTTTTATGAAGTTAAGTAAAGATTGGATATAAACTTGAGCATTTTGACCGTATTTCTTCCTCACCTCCAAATGATGCAGCAACGGCTACTGATCCAGCAGCAGATCCTGTAGCAGTTGCTGCTGCAGCAAAACCACCAGTTCCAATGGCAGGAACAATAGTGCCCAGTGTAGGAGCTAAAGCAGTTAATCCATGGGCAATTGCTGGGGCAGCCAAGCCTATCACATTATTCACAACACTTAAGAAGCCGATACTATCTCATTCTTGGGttagataaagatacttatgagATAGAGATGCAGACATACCACCGGTTATAGCCATTAAGGTTCCTCCTGTTAAAGCAGCTGCTCCAATAATACCTCCACGCTTCCATTTATCCCAGTTGGTTTCTGCTTCTACAGTTTCTTCCTCCTTGTCTCCTCCTTTAATCGCTGAATTCATCACTGAATAAACAACCATTGACTCCATTGCTTCCTACAAAACATTATGATTAAGTTTGTGATTAGACAATAGAGTTCTCTCCAACAACCGCTTTGTTAAAACCACCAAACCATAGACATACAGGTATCAAAGCACACAGACCATTTCATTCGACTTGACACCGAGCCATAAAGCAAGCAACCGCAAAGCAACACGGTGACGAGCATCATACCCCTGCCTTGCACGACAGCAGTTCTTGTCATCCTTAGCAATATCTGCTACACAAGCTGAAAGAAGTGCATAAAGAACTGTCACTTTCCTCTGGTAACTGATAAGGGTTGCCTCCTCCAAAGGTTCTTCAAAAACATCATTTTCAAGTGCAAGGGAAGCTTCTTTCTTCTGAGGCACCAGAACTGAGCTCTCGATTGTTTCATGACGTGGC
This region of Arachis hypogaea cultivar Tifrunner chromosome 8, arahy.Tifrunner.gnm2.J5K5, whole genome shotgun sequence genomic DNA includes:
- the LOC112705612 gene encoding uncharacterized protein, producing the protein MDETSSILLPTQRYAAAALFALALHHSQIHQSQTPDTPHADADGDATSPASAKASVSDDSDLWIHDKRGLLFPVFRFLGVDDQAWCGLKETAGSSPQVRDHVGAFLKLLSEEGDEASSERLAKEAALAKVLDITVESKETDADSSGAERGSHELKNGNQGDSSNATTESSAVVAQPRHETIESSVLVPQKKEASLALENDVFEEPLEEATLISYQRKVTVLYALLSACVADIAKDDKNCCRARQGYDARHRVALRLLALWLGVKSNEMEAMESMVVYSVMNSAIKGGDKEEETVEAETNWDKWKRGGIIGAAALTGGTLMAITGGLAAPAIAHGLTALAPTLGTIVPAIGTGGFAAAATATGSAAGSVAVAASFGAAGAGLTGSKMATRIGSLEEFELKEIGDIHQGRLAVGIFISGLAFQEKDFVEPWEGYCNNMERYVLQYESQILIALSTAIQDWIRSKIMLELMKDGAMLTVLSTLVSALAWPATLVTAFDFIDSRWAIAVDRSDKAGKVLADVLLKGLQGNRPVTLVGFSLGARVIFKCLQCLAEAEGDNAGLVERVVILGAPISIKDENWEAARKMVAGRFVNAYSKNDWTLGVTFRASLLSQGLAGIQPVDVPGMENIDVTQLIEGHASYLQETRNILKYLELDNYNSIFRNEPESPQGQKSTAS